A window from Balaenoptera musculus isolate JJ_BM4_2016_0621 chromosome 8, mBalMus1.pri.v3, whole genome shotgun sequence encodes these proteins:
- the LOC118900178 gene encoding glutamine synthetase-like: MYLVPAAMFRDPFRKDPNKLVFCEVFKYNRKPAETNLRHTCKRIMDMVSKQRPWFGMEQEYTLMGTDGHPFGWPSNGFPGPQGPYYCGVGADKAYGRDIVEAHHRACLYAGIKIGGTNAKVMPAQWEFQIGPCEGIDMGDHLWVARFILHRVCEDFGVIATFDPKPIPGNWNGAGWHTDFSTKAMREENGLKYMEEAIEKLSKRHQYHIRAYDPKGGLDNARRLTGFHETSNINDFSASVANRGASIRIPRTVGQEKKGYFEDRRPSANCDPFAVTEALIRTCLLNETGDEPFQYKN; the protein is encoded by the coding sequence ATGTATCTTGTCCCTGCTGCCATGTTTCGGGACCCTTTCCGCAAGGACCCCAACAAGCTGGTGTTCTGTGAAGTCTTCAAGTACAACCGAAAGCCTGCAGAGACCAATTTAAGGCACACCTGTAAACGGATAATGGACATGGTGAGCAAACAGCGCCCCTGGTTTGGAATGGAGCAGGAATATACTCTCATGGGCACAGATGGGCATCCCTTTGGTTGGCCTTCCAACGGCTTCCCTGGGCCCCAAGGTCCCTACTACTGTGGTGTGGGAGCAGACAAAGCCTATGGCAGGGATATCGTGGAGGCTCACCACCGGGCCTGCTTGTATGCCGGCATCAAGATCGGGGGCACGAATGCCAAGGTCATGCCTGCCCAGTGGGAATTCCAGATAGGGCCCTGTGAAGGAATCGACATGGGAGATCATCTCTGGGTGGCCCGCTTCATCTTGCATCGTGTGTGTGAAGACTTCGGAGTGATTGCCACCTTTGATCCTAAGCCCATTCCTGGGAACTGGAATGGTGCCGGCTGGCACACCGACTTCAGTACCAAGGCCATGCGAGAGGAGAATGGTCTGAAGTACATGGAGGAGGCCATCGAGAAACTAAGCAAGCGACACCAGTACCACATCCGAGCCTACGATCCCAAGGGGGGCCTGGACAACGCCCGGCGCCTAACTGGATTCCACGAAACCTCCAACATCAACGACTTCTCTGCCAGTGTGGCCAACCGTGGCGCTAGCATCCGCATTCCCCGGACTGTCGGCCAGGAGAAGAAGGGTTACTTTGAAGACCGTCGCCCCTCCGCCAACTGTGACCCCTTTGCGGTGACGGAAGCCCTCATCCGCACGTGTCTTCTCAATGAAACTGGCGATGAGCCCTTCCAGTACAAAAACTAA